The following proteins come from a genomic window of Balearica regulorum gibbericeps isolate bBalReg1 chromosome 9, bBalReg1.pri, whole genome shotgun sequence:
- the MUC4 gene encoding mucin-4 isoform X4, with amino-acid sequence MGTSKPPSNSSTAPEQAVEVSRVAPDSIPGEPVLGTTVPLQEGTAAKPPMGPASAPRGAPPAPGRGLSPPVADVPAAQTVPETKASFSVTGKLTDANELVQLGDAVTAEGTPGTEWTTVPSLPQDEHSTGTSLLSISKSSAEPHATAMLSSQEVMPELDEATLPPATAASISQDAGSPMKPAAASASPAAGVPRAPPHAATGARMVAPLSADPPSTLSAKVTFSSATIGIGEATEPGTRALSNTGHNTSQDPPVPPSQLPPVLSPQLPDGAVPGAGEMLPPSHSTVPSTARDGLLGASTVTHPQATTLAPGTPAMAMDVTAAEHIPTTSFPALGSTGTELVSVRSEPSDRATAGIASMETKATPVGLSMGLSPPTAPDSPGGSPLGSFVHSTGSLLPQTPSAHPGATMAEAAAERSPPARPSVATSLSLMGAGGAKADGAPRVTAAPRSSLGGHGIGTGTDTHPSSLISHAPVSEAGMGTALAAIVRWDTGATLAAPDASPGRSQPGPTVGSAPLGTDVTPGPTSAPPLQAGPQRGAAPGVETWSPSTAPGTGTAVPGTPGVSRATTAPVALQAGVPPLPEGNPTAGMSLGVSPSSIPPEVATGMSLLTLATQQPAMGTSGDPHPDGSTAGQVIGTVEDPGASAAPVLGTGTAESAPSHVIVTARPSAEPPTQGTDASRTRLLVDLSLLPPRDSHSAPSAVSDPSSAPVVASPLPNATNTTPQPGTLLLPKNAATEGGGGGSPLAEDGSTTLAAPGSTLVENTWEGATTGTPHSDNTAPGTASTVSPHATASITVWPSAAASDHSYRTAEPTDMGMDMASPTTGNGALGLSLAARSAPGSKSSMAVAIVDTVSPTAPELVTAPSPGLAHSNTEPDVSMSPPVPRNTHPAVVASSIAEDEPSGGLSSLTLGHTHAWETTAASWSGVRGSTTWADTTPSESGAEGAAPPATISSTHVPVSNTAGTSPATVPATSVSPSNTILPATLASGETFVETETTAAMPSASAKATSTSSALSPAVTHDEAGGGRQPVLSPAARTPSMETTTRSWDVLGPSSATMVPDSPLPSPQSPAEEPATAPLSTLGVGVTGKPAAGWTPTELATGATSLTAATSHAVGQAVSVSPLGTQMFLGAPAWGDKTAITAGSTATITAGSTVAITAGSTAAITAGSTAAITAGSTATITAGSTATITAGSTRAITAGSTATITAGSTAAITAGSTATITAGSTRAITAGSTRAITAGSTATITAGNTATITAGSTTAITAGSTTAITAGSTAAIAPGSTATITAGSTTAITAGSTAAIAPGSTATITAGSTTGITAGNTATITAGSTAAITAGSTSAITAGSTRAITAGSTAAITAGSTMAIAPTAPVSLAKMVGGLPAPGTAALSPPATTSPATTLAPAFGTQRGPATAPGTSAHTTAGHRNPAPEPQFTHRPIMPAASLYPFSMEGGDQECIQRTVDFNSPLFKPEIGFPFGKSLRDVLYFTDNGQIIFPPTDNYVPSNPNPPPTGFSGWEGLPMVAAFWDDADFSQGVGTTWYQEYSTLSSTRDPLVRDVEAKIEKYLKTPYVAKWTLKVTWEKAPAYPSRRDDAQTSTYQAVLTTNGNLSFALLLYQDGGMRWDYTKLAAGNVLIGFSSGDGYAQNNELTQKPLAVKYRPDEHSSAGTDVRGLWIYRLDSRSRVNYRLRCLVWLDAQPAPAAWNSKLLPCPCSRPQAELDPRYLWSRGPADASVRMLRTAAPSPTGAGVRCLYQDGSLLEGWQERAWSLPIHPGADRELEAFDWCCRRVGKPLFCARFAEKRPRVGCEGYVPPTPAGAFGDPHITTLDGLTYTFNGLGDFVLLLARDAWTSFVLHGRTARTNMAQATNFVAFAARYISATTATVEWTLGSQGDIQVLLNNKTIQFSYSQDMGAAVYYSPGVLLVNASSITAIFDGAIAVSISATSGILSVVCSLPNQYCNNTKGLLGVWDHDPADDFQMPNGTSISVNSSEEEIYSYGMTWAVGEHRLFAQPLDSSVMNFTPTFLSQLWQENKSQYQLAASQCHGSKECIYDVLSTGDVALGLATQSLAADFQQKKAVLNAFPPVITGDASLTAFRTERVMRQYRAVGEGARFVPHLSPELNISESGTLTWEPRGTGPLTISLKAVGSNNLSALLQLRFTLCSCSRSQECDYSNTVTLGRSSLQLAACRCEGGYSGPFCQDPPDPCAQGCFPGVDCDSHTGCGPCPSGLTGDGRHCSDMDECAQGTLCPGNTTCTNTVGSYACSCTAGEEDKGPGCGSACNSRSCPEGYCSNGGHCHLHPTTCTPICVCPPAFTDQHCLVAGGDFQPLPSTDLPRRSVQLRVRTLQNATAEEVNGTVSAILGSLEVKAFQSNTNITQTTDNNGFTFTVVSEFAYDSRGTVIRFLNEELPGAITSAFNGQRGWREAGTQLLFQRLHRDNITDLVKLSVAELRRYFACGLYGYKGYRLHYAGTIGFVCISPCKMGYCQHGGQCQHLLEGPTCSCLPFSIFSPAGTRCEQLAISLAAFLGILLGALALLCLLLTVACLALHLCRRHCHQHQGVKETFWRPRPFPSLMTAGERAETSCSHSLERHWELQLQAIDPSVQIRIQRPHVRPPSHPPQQP; translated from the exons ATGGGGACAAGCAAACCACCATCAAACAGCAGCACCGCTCCCGAGCAGGCTGTGGAAGTGTCCCGAGTGGCTCCAGACAGCATTCCTGGAGAGCCGGTCCTGGGAACAACTGTCCCTTTGCAAGAGGGGACTGCAGCCAAGCCACCCATGGGTCCTGCCAGTGCACCAAGAggtgcccccccagcaccaggcagaggTCTGTCCCCACCAGTAGCAGATGTCCCAGCTGCTCAAACAGTGCCAGAGACAAAAGCATCTTTCTCAGTCACTGGCAAATTGACTGATGCCAATGAGTTGGTGCAGCTGGGTGATGCTGTCACTGCGGAGGGGACGCCAGGGACAGAGTGGACCACAGTGCCGTCGCTCCCCCAGGATGAGCACAGCACAGGGACGTCACTCCTCAGCATCAGCAAGAGCTCTGCTGAGCCACATGCAACCGCCATGCTTTCATCCCAGGAGGTCATGCCAGAGCTGGATGAGGCCACCTTAcctccagccacagcagccaGCATCTCTCAGGACGCAGGCAGCCCCatgaagccagcagcagcctcagccagccctgcagctggcGTCCCCAGAGCTCCCCCCCACGCAGCCACAGGAGCCAGGATGGTGGCCCCACTGTCTGCAGACCCCCCAAGCACACTCTCAGCAAAGgtcactttttcttctgccaccATTGGCATCGGTGAAGCTACAGAGCCAGGGACACGTGCCTTATCCAACACTGGCCACAATACTTCGCAGGacccccctgtgcccccctcTCAACTGCCTCCAGTCCTTTCCCCCCAGCTCCCCGATGGTGCTGTACCGGGTGCAGGAGAGATGCTTCCCCCCAGCCACAGCACggtccccagcacagcaagagATGGGCTGCTGGGAGCCAGCACTGTCACCCACCCCCAGGCCACCACACTAGCTCCAGGCACACCAGCTATGGCAATGGATGTCACCGCTGCAGAGCACATCCCCACGACGTCATTCCCAGCTCTGGGAAGCACCGGCACTGAGCTGGTGTCTGTCAGGAGCGAGCCCAGCGACAGAGCCACAGCAGGCATTGCTTCCATGGAGACCAAGGCCACCCCAGTGGGGCTCAGCATGGGGCTGTCCCCCCCCACAGCTCCTGACAGCCCTGGTGGTTCCCCTCTGGGGTCCTTTGTGCACTCCACGGGGTCTCTGCTCCCCCAGACCCCCTCAGCACACCCTGGGGCCACCAtggcagaggcagctgcagagagatCCCCTCCAGCCAGACCCAGTGTGGCCACATCCTTGTCCCTCATGGGTGCTGGTGGAGCAAAGGCAGATGGGGCCCCTCGAGTCACTGCTGCACCAAGATCTTCCCTCGGTGGGCATGGCATCGGGACTGGGACAGACACCCATCCATCCTCCCTCATCAGCCATGCTCCAGTTAGTGAAGCAGGGATGGGAACAGCGTTGGCAGCCATAGTGCGGTGGGACACTGGTGCCACCCTGGCTGCACCTGATGCATCTCCTGGCCGCAGTCAGCCTGGTCCCACTGTGGGCTCAGCACCCCTGGGAACTGATGTCACCCCTGGACCCACATCAGCCCCACCACTCCAGGCTGGGCCCCAGCGTGGGGCAGCTCCAGGGGTAGAGACATGGTCACCCAGCACTGCACCAGGTACGGGCACAGCTGTGCCAGGCACCCCAGGGGTATCCAGAGCAACCACTGCCCCTGTGGCATTGCAAGCAGGCGTTCCCCCTCTCCCGGAAGGCAATCCTACTGCGGGGATGTCTCTGGGGGTGTCCCCATCCAGCATCCCCCCAGAGGTGGCAACAGGCATGTCACTGCTGACCCTGGCTACCCAACAGCCAGCAATGGGTACTTCAGGTGACCCCCACCCTGATGGCAGCACTGCAGGGCAAGTGATAGGGACAGTGGAGGACCCAGGTGCCAGTGCAGCTCCTGTCCTGGGGACTGGTACAGCGGAGTCAGCTCCCAGCCACGTGATCGTCACCGCCAGACCATCAGCAGAGCCTCCCACCCAAGGTACGGATGCTTCCAGGACCCGGCTCCTGGTGGATCTgtctctcctgcctcccaggGACAGTCATTCAGCCCCATCAGCCGTGTCTGACCCCAGCTCAGCACCGGTCGTGgccagccccctccccaacGCCACCAACACAACACCCCAGCCAGGGACACTGCTGCTTCCCAAAAACGCAGCCACAGAGGGTGGTGGAGGCGGGTCCCCACTGGCAGAAGATGGCAGCACCACGCTGGCAGCTCCAGGCTCAACCCTGGTTGAAAACACATGGGAAGGTGCCACGACAGGTACCCCACACAGTGACAACACTGCTCCAGGGACAGCCTCAACAGTGTCACCCCATGCTACAGCCAGCATCACTGTTTGGCCAAGCGCAGCTGCATCGGACCACAGTTATCGCACTGCTGAGCCTACAGACATGGGCATGGACATGGCTTCTCCCACCACAGGGAACGGGGCTTTGGGGCTGTCCCTGGCAGCACGCTCTGCCCCAGGCAGCAAAAGCTCCATGGCAGTGGCCATTGTGGACACAGTGTCACCCACAGCTCCAGAGCTGGTTACAGCACCTTCCCCTGGTCTCGCTCACAGCAACACTGAGCCAGATGTGAGCAtgtcccctcctgtccccaggaACACCCATCCAGCGGTGGTGGCATCCTCCATCGCTGAGGACGAGCCCTCAGGTGGGCTCTCCTCACTGACTCTTGGCCACACACATGCATGGGAGACTACAGCCGCGTCCTGGTCAGGTGTCAGGGGTTCCACCACCTGGGCAGACACCACCCCCTCGGAGAGTGGTGCTGAGGGTgcagcacccccagccaccATCAGCAGCACCCATGTGCCTGTCTCCAACACTGCTGGCACAAGCCCAGCCACCGTGCCAGCCACCAGCGTGTCCCCCAGCAACACCATCCTGCCAGCCACCTTGGCCAGTGGGGAGACCTTCGTGGAGACTGAGACCACCGCAGCCATGCCATCTGCCTCGGCAAAGgccaccagcaccagcagtgcCCTGTCCCCTGCTGTCACACACGACGAGGCAGGTGGAGGCAGGCAACCTGTCCTATCCCCAGCAGCACGTACCCCCTCCATGGAGACAACCACCAGGTCCTGGGATGTCCTtggtcccagctctgccaccatgGTGCCTGATtcacccctgcccagcccacaGAGCCCAGCGGAGGAGCCAGCAACAGCCCCCTTGTCCACACTCGGTGTTGGTGTGACTGGGAAGCCAGCAGCTGGATGGACCCCCACTGAGCTGGCAACAGGCGCCACTTCTCTCACAGCTGCCACCAGCCATGCTGTGGGACAGGCAGTGAGCGTGTCACCTCTCGGAACCCAGATGTTCCTGGGGGCACCTGCCTGGGGGGACAAAACAGCCAtcactgcaggcagcactgcaaccatcactgcaggcagcaccgTGGCCatcactgcaggcagcaccgCAGCCatcactgcaggcagcaccgCGGCCatcactgcaggcagcaccgCAACCAtcactgcaggcagcactgcgaccatcactgcaggcagcaccagggccatcactgcaggcagcactgcaaccatcactgcaggcagcactgcggccatcactgcaggcagcaccgCGACCatcactgcaggcagcaccagggccatcactgcaggcagcaccagggccatcactgcaggcagcactgcaaCCATCACTGCAGGCAACACCGCGACCatcactgcaggcagcaccacggccatcactgcaggcagcaccacggccatcactgcaggcagcaccgCAGCCATCGCTCCAGGCAGCACCGCGACCatcactgcaggcagcaccacggccatcactgcaggcagcaccgCAGCCATCGCTCCAGGCAGCACCGCGACCatcactgcaggcagcaccacAGGCATCACTGCAGGCAACACCGCGACCatcactgcaggcagcaccgCGGCCatcactgcaggcagcacctCAGCCATCACGGCAGGCAGCACCAGGGCCatcactgcaggcagcaccgCAGCCatcactgcaggcagcaccatGGCCATTGCACCCACAGCCCCAGTGAGCCTGGCCAAGATGGTGGGAGGTCTCCCGGCCCCAGGCACTGCAGCACTGAGCCCACCAGCCACCACCAGTCCTGCCACCACCCTAGCTCCTGCATTTGGGACACAAAGGGGACCAGCCACAGCACCAGGGACATCTGCCCACACCACTGCTGGCCACAGAAATCCTGCCCCTGAGCCACAATTCACCCATAGGCCTATCA TGCCAGCGGCCTCGCTCTACCCTTTCAGCATGGAGGGAGGGGACCAAGAGTGCATACAGAGGACGGTGGATTTTAACTCTCCCCTGTTCAAGCCAGAGATCGGGTTCCCCTTCGGGAAGTCACTGCGGGATGTTCTCTAC TTCACAGATAATGGACAGATCATTTTCCCACCCACGGACAACTATGTCCCCTCCAACCCCAACCCGCCTCCCACAGGCTTCAGCGGCTGGGAGGGTCTGCCGATGGTGGCTGCCTTTTGGGATGACGCAGATTTCTCCCAGGGCGTAGGCACCACTTGGTACCAG GAGTACTCTACCCTCAGCTCTACCCGAGACCCCCTTGTCCGTGATGTGGAAGCAAAGATTGAGAAATACCTGAAAACACCCTATGTAGCAAAATGGACCTTGAAGGTGACATGGGAGAAGGCTCCAGCGTACCCATCCCGGCGGGATGACGCTCAG ACGAGCACCTACCAGGCGGTCCTCACCACCAATGGCAACCTCTCCTTCGCCCTGCTGCTCTACCAGGATGGAGGGATGCGGTGGGACTACACCAAGCTGGCTGCAGGCAACGTGCTGATCGGCTTCTCCAG TGGCGATGGCTATGCCCAAAATAATGAGCTGACTCAAAAGCCACTGGCTGTCAAGTACCGACCTGACGAGCACAGCAGCGCTGGCACCG ATGTGCGCGGACTGTGGATATACAGGCTGGACAGTCGCTCCCGGGTGAACTACAGGCTGCGGTGCCTGGTGTGGCTGGATGCACAGCCTGCGCCCGCTGCCTGGAACAGCAAGCTGCTGCCATGCCCCTGCTCCCggccccaggcagagctggaccCCCGCTATCTCTGGAGCAGAG GCCCAGCAGATGCTTCTGTGAGGATGCTGCGCACTGCGGCCCCCAGCCCGACCGGAGCTGGGGTGCGGTGTCTGTACCAAGATGGGAGCTTGCTCGAAGGCTGGCAGGAGAGAGCCTGGAGCCTCCCCATCCACCCCGGGGCTG ACAGGGAGCTGGAAGCATTCGACTGGTGCTGCCGGCGCGTGGGGAAGCCCCTGTTCTGTGCCAGGTTTGCTGAGAAGAGACCGAGGGTCGGCTGTGAGGGATATGTGCCACCCACCCCCG CTGGTGCCTTCGGTGACCCCCACATCACCACCCTGGATGGACTCACCTACACCTTCAATGGGCTTGGGGACtttgtcctgctgctggccagagATGCCTGGACCAGCTTTGTGCTACACGGGCGCACAGCCCGGACCAACATGGCCCAGGCCACCAACTTTGTGGCCTTCGCTGCCCGGTACATCTCTGCCACCACTGCAACA GTAGAGTGGACCTTGGGAAGCCAGGGTGACATCCAAGTCCTTCTGAACAACAAAACCATCCAGTTTTCCTATTCCCAAG ACATGGGTGCCGCAGTATACTACAGCCCTGGTGTTCTGCTGGTCAATGCCTCTTCCATCACGGCCATCTTTGACGGGGCCATCGCTGTCTCCATCTCAGCCACCTCTGGGATCCTCAGTGTGGTCTGCAGCCTGCCCAATCAGTACTGCAACAACACCAAGGGCCTCCTGG GTGTGTGGGACCACGACCCTGCAGATGATTTCCAGATGCCGAATGGTACCAGCATCTCTGTGAACAGCAGTGAGGAGGAGATCTACAGCTATGGGATGACCT GGGCTGTTGGAGAGCACAGGCTGTTTGCTCAGCCTCTGGACTCATCGGTAATGAACTTCACGCCCACCTTCTTGTCTCAGCTGTGGCAGGAGAACAAAAGCCAGTACCAGCTGGCAGCCTCGCAGTGCCACGGCAGCAAGGAGTGCATTTATGATGTGCTGAGCACAGGGGACGTGGCCCTGGGCCTGGCCACCCAGAGCCTCGCAGCTGACTTTCAGCAGAAGAAGGCAGTACTCA ACGCTTTCCCTCCCGTCATCACTGGCGACGCATCGCTCACGGCCTTCAGGACAGAAAGGGTCATGAGGCAGTACCGTGCTGTGGGGGAGGGTGCACGCTTTGTCCCCCACCTCTCGCCAGAGCTCAACATATCGG AGAGCGGCACCTTGACGTGGGAGCCCCGCGGGACGGGCCCACTCACCATCAGCCTCAAGGCTGTCGGGTCCAACAACCTCTCCGCCCTCCTCCAGCTCCGCTTcaccctctgcagctgcagcaggagccaggagTGCGACTACAGCAACACTGTCACCCTGGGGCGGTCCTCCCTGCAG ctggcagcctgcAGGTGTGAGGGCGGCTACTCGGGTCCCTTCTGCCAGGACCCTCCAGACCCCTGTGCCCAGGGATGCTTCCCCGGCGTGGACTGTGACTCGCACACTGGCTGCGGCCCCTGCCCGTCCGGCCTGACCGGTGACGGGCGGCACTGCTCAG ATATGGACGAGTGCGCACAGGGGACGCTGTGCCCGGGTAACACCACCTGCACCAACACAGTTGGCAGCTatgcctgctcctgcacagccGGCGAGGAGG ATAAGGGGCCAGGCTGTGGCTCAGCCTGCAACTCCCGCTCCTGCCCCGAGGGCTACTGCAGCAATGGGGGACACTGCCACCTGCACCCCACCACCTGCACCCCCATCTGCGTCTGCCCCCCAGCTTTCACCGACCAGCACTGCCTGGTGGCGGGGGGGGATTTTCAACCACTGCCCAGCACAG ATCTTCCCCGGAGAAGCGTCCAGCTGCGGGTCAGAACACTGCAAAATGCCACTGCCGAGGAAGTCAACGGCACC GTCTCAGCCATCCTGGGCTCCCTGGAGGTAAAGGCTTTCCAGAGCAACACCAACATCACCCAGAC GACAGACAACAATGGCTTCACCTTCACGGTGGTGTCCGAGTTTGCCTATGACAGCCGCGGCACCGTCATCCGGTTCCTGAATGAGGAGCTGCCAGGGGCCATCACCAGCGCCTTCAACGGGCAACGAGGATGGCGGGAGGCGGGCACACAGCTCCTCTTCCAGCGCCTGCACCGGGACAACATCACCGACCTGGTGAAGC TGTCGGTGGCTGAGCTGAGGCGCTATTTCGCCTGTGGTCTGTACGGCTACAAAGGCTACCGGCTCCACTATGCGGGGACCATCGGCTTTGTCTGCATCTCGCCTTGCAAGATGGGCTACTGCCAGCATGGCGGCCAGTGCCAGCATCTGCTTGAGGGGCCCACGTGCAG CTGCCTCCCCTTCTCCATCTTCTCCCCTGCCGGTACTCGGTGCGAGCAACTGGCCATCAGCCTCGCCGCCTTCCTCGGCATCTTGCTGGgagccctggctctgctctgcctcctgctcacCGTCGCCTGCCTGGCCTTGCACCTCTGCCGCCGGCACTGCCACCAGCACCAGGG AGTCAAGGAGACCTTCTGGAGGCCACGACCTTTCCCCT CCCTGATGACAGCAGGAGAGAGGGCAGAGACTTCCTGCTCCCACTCCCTGGAAAGGCATTGGGAACTGCAGCTGCAGGCCATCGACCCCTCAGTCCAG ATAAGGATCCAGAGACCCCACGTCAGGCCCCCGAgccaccccccccagcagccctaG